In Bacteroidota bacterium, the following are encoded in one genomic region:
- a CDS encoding cysteine synthase family protein: MNTVTQLSPLQSRLHSLAAQVGNTPLVPIRRLLNKPGVEVYVKLEWHQIGQSVKARAAYQIILQAVKAGLLNPEKTLLDATSGNTGIAYAAIGAAIGIQTKLVVPDNMAAARKQILKAYGAQLVFSDSMEGGDGAQRLAKEILAKDPEAYFYADQYSNPANVLAHTLGTAPEIWAQTQGRITHFVSSLGTTGSFVGTSAALKKLNPQIQAIELQPDIAMHAMEGWKHLETSDVPKIYNPAAADARLVVTTDEAYAMMRDAARYEGLLLSSSSAGNLVGALALAKSISEGVIVTLLPDSAEKSIELFPEIFI; this comes from the coding sequence ATGAATACGGTTACACAACTTTCACCACTACAATCCAGGTTGCATTCGCTTGCGGCACAGGTAGGGAATACCCCCCTTGTGCCAATCAGGCGACTGCTCAACAAACCCGGCGTCGAGGTTTATGTCAAATTGGAATGGCATCAAATCGGGCAAAGTGTCAAAGCCCGCGCCGCATACCAGATCATTTTACAGGCCGTAAAAGCAGGATTGCTCAATCCGGAAAAGACCTTGCTCGATGCTACAAGTGGCAATACGGGCATTGCCTACGCGGCGATCGGTGCTGCAATCGGCATTCAAACTAAACTTGTCGTGCCCGACAATATGGCTGCCGCAAGGAAACAAATCCTCAAAGCCTACGGCGCGCAATTGGTGTTTTCGGATTCCATGGAAGGCGGCGACGGTGCACAACGTCTGGCCAAGGAGATTCTAGCCAAAGATCCCGAAGCCTATTTTTATGCCGACCAATACAGCAACCCCGCCAATGTACTTGCCCATACCCTCGGAACAGCGCCCGAAATCTGGGCGCAAACCCAGGGCCGAATCACACATTTTGTTTCAAGTTTGGGCACCACAGGCAGTTTTGTCGGCACATCCGCTGCATTGAAAAAGCTGAATCCGCAAATTCAAGCCATCGAATTGCAACCTGATATCGCCATGCATGCGATGGAGGGATGGAAACACCTCGAAACTTCGGATGTCCCCAAAATCTACAATCCGGCCGCGGCAGATGCAAGGTTGGTGGTCACTACCGACGAAGCTTATGCGATGATGCGCGATGCAGCCCGCTACGAAGGCTTGTTGTTGAGCTCCTCCTCGGCAGGAAATCTTGTCGGGGCCCTTGCACTCGCCAAGTCGATATCCGAGGGGGTCATTGTAACGCTCCTTCCAGACAGCGCCGAGAAATCAATTGAACTTTTCCCCGAAATCTTCATCTAA
- the moeB gene encoding molybdopterin-synthase adenylyltransferase MoeB yields the protein MSEISFSNAELARYSRHLIIPEFNIEGQRKLKAAKVLVVGTGGLGAPLLQYLSAAGVGTIGILDFDVVDASNLQRQVLFTLADVGRPKVEAAVDRLRAQNPYVNYVLHNLRLTSENALEIIDQYDVVADGTDNFQTRYLVNDACVLLGKTNVYASIFRFEGQASVFNYRDKKGEWSPNYRDLFPEPPPAGLVPSCAEGGVIGVLPGILGSIQANEVIKVVTGVGETLAGRLFLFDALTFETRTLDIVKDLQNPLNGTNPTQTGLIDYDQFCGIPKENELKQVKEISVAELASWRNLKVDFQLIDVREPYEYEIADLGGLLIPLKTVSDNADKIALDKKVVVHCRSGKRSADAIRVLESQFGFQNLYNLTGGILAWADEVDSSVAKY from the coding sequence ATGTCCGAAATCTCCTTTTCCAACGCAGAATTGGCGCGCTACAGCCGCCACCTGATCATCCCCGAATTCAACATCGAGGGACAACGTAAACTCAAGGCTGCCAAGGTGTTGGTGGTGGGCACCGGCGGTCTTGGCGCACCTCTGCTTCAGTACCTGAGCGCGGCAGGCGTCGGCACGATCGGCATTCTCGATTTTGATGTGGTGGATGCCTCCAATCTACAAAGGCAGGTGCTTTTTACGCTCGCCGATGTCGGTCGTCCCAAAGTTGAAGCTGCCGTGGACCGGTTGCGCGCCCAAAATCCCTATGTCAATTATGTGCTGCACAACCTGCGGCTCACCTCCGAAAATGCGCTTGAGATCATTGACCAGTACGATGTCGTCGCAGACGGCACCGACAATTTCCAGACGCGTTATCTCGTGAATGATGCCTGTGTCCTCCTTGGAAAAACGAATGTCTACGCCAGCATTTTCCGGTTTGAGGGTCAGGCTTCGGTCTTTAATTACCGCGACAAAAAGGGCGAATGGAGTCCCAATTACCGCGATTTATTTCCCGAACCGCCTCCCGCAGGCTTGGTCCCGAGCTGCGCCGAGGGCGGTGTGATCGGCGTGCTTCCCGGCATCTTGGGCAGCATCCAAGCCAATGAGGTGATCAAAGTAGTCACAGGCGTTGGTGAAACCCTGGCGGGAAGATTGTTTCTTTTTGATGCGCTCACCTTTGAAACGCGGACGCTTGATATCGTCAAAGACCTCCAAAATCCTTTGAATGGGACAAATCCGACGCAGACCGGCCTGATTGATTATGACCAATTTTGCGGGATTCCGAAGGAAAACGAATTGAAACAAGTCAAGGAAATCAGCGTCGCCGAATTGGCTTCCTGGCGCAATCTCAAGGTTGATTTTCAGCTGATCGACGTGCGCGAGCCCTACGAATACGAAATTGCCGATCTGGGTGGCTTGCTGATTCCGCTCAAAACGGTCAGCGACAACGCCGACAAAATTGCGCTGGACAAAAAAGTTGTTGTCCATTGCCGCAGCGGAAAACGCAGTGCGGATGCAATTCGCGTGCTGGAGAGCCAATTTGGTTTCCAAAATCTATACAATTTGACAGGCGGAATCTTGGCCTGGGCTGACGAAGTCGACTCATCCGTCGCAAAATATTGA
- a CDS encoding YeeE/YedE family protein yields the protein MEILTKTWPWYVAGPLIGLMVPLLLLMGNRQFGISGSIRDFVAVIFRKRQGYFAYEPEKNNWRLWFAVGIVAAGLVLSFLPGPEKAGIGVEAQTKLASQGVTVQSGLYPTQLLGGENGFSLTQVLFCIIGGLLVGFGTRYAGGCTSGHSIMGLSQLSGTSLLATIAFFAGGLLMTHLIYPYLLPTLLQP from the coding sequence ATGGAAATACTTACCAAAACTTGGCCTTGGTACGTGGCAGGCCCGCTGATCGGGCTGATGGTGCCGTTGTTGCTGCTGATGGGCAATCGCCAATTTGGCATTTCCGGCAGCATCCGCGACTTTGTGGCGGTCATTTTCAGAAAACGGCAAGGATATTTTGCCTACGAACCTGAAAAGAACAATTGGCGGCTCTGGTTTGCAGTCGGCATCGTCGCGGCGGGATTGGTACTTTCCTTTCTTCCAGGACCTGAAAAAGCCGGTATCGGCGTGGAGGCACAAACCAAATTGGCCTCCCAAGGGGTTACAGTTCAATCCGGTCTGTATCCAACGCAATTGCTCGGGGGCGAAAATGGCTTCTCCTTGACACAGGTATTGTTTTGTATTATCGGCGGGCTACTTGTCGGCTTTGGGACTCGGTATGCAGGTGGTTGCACCTCCGGGCATTCGATCATGGGGCTTTCACAATTGAGCGGGACGTCTTTGCTGGCCACCATCGCATTTTTCGCCGGCGGATTGCTCATGACGCATTTGATCTATCCCTACCTCCTTCCAACGTTGCTTCAACCTTGA
- a CDS encoding M67 family metallopeptidase: protein MAPTISFQASILDEIRAHLFRAYPEEGCGFFFGKDGETRQVTHFLAAKNVFEGDRKRRFSIRPADYLLAEQFALENGLDLLGIYHSHPNHPAIPSETDRTNAVPWFSYLIVTTTAAGPTLSRSWQLNEQGQFVEEVLVQSETASTTWK from the coding sequence ATGGCTCCAACAATCAGTTTTCAAGCATCGATACTCGACGAAATCCGTGCGCACCTGTTTCGTGCCTATCCCGAGGAAGGCTGCGGCTTTTTCTTTGGAAAGGACGGGGAAACCCGACAAGTGACCCATTTTCTTGCCGCGAAGAATGTATTCGAAGGCGACCGGAAACGAAGATTCAGCATCCGCCCGGCAGACTATTTGTTGGCCGAACAATTCGCGCTGGAAAACGGCTTGGACTTGTTGGGAATTTACCATTCCCATCCCAACCATCCTGCGATTCCTTCGGAAACCGATCGCACCAACGCTGTTCCTTGGTTTTCCTACCTCATCGTGACCACGACCGCCGCGGGGCCCACCCTGTCGCGCAGTTGGCAACTGAATGAACAGGGACAATTTGTAGAAGAAGTCCTTGTGCAATCGGAGACCGCATCAACAACATGGAAATAG
- a CDS encoding MoaD/ThiS family protein: MATIIIPTPLRKFTANESKVDASGNTVQEAFTQLSAQFPDLEKQLFDEAGNIRSYLRIFKGSTDIRTLELGATPISSETVLSIVPAIAGGRDPNLEH, from the coding sequence ATGGCTACGATTATCATCCCCACTCCGCTTCGCAAATTCACCGCGAATGAAAGCAAGGTAGATGCTTCCGGAAACACTGTCCAAGAGGCATTTACGCAGCTATCTGCACAATTTCCAGACTTGGAAAAACAACTCTTCGACGAGGCAGGAAACATCCGTTCCTACCTGCGCATCTTCAAAGGCAGCACGGACATCCGTACCTTGGAACTGGGCGCAACACCGATATCCTCCGAAACGGTTTTGAGCATCGTTCCCGCCATCGCCGGCGGCCGAGATCCAAACCTGGAACATTAA
- a CDS encoding YeeE/YedE family protein, with product MKKVPSFLYFIPGMLFGFILLRAEVVSWFRIQEMFNFQSFHMYGTIGSAVAVGAISILLIKKFKAKSLEGQTIIVTPPTYRWKANVIGGMLFGLGWALTGACPGPVYSLIGARNLPYVIVFSAAAFGAVLYDFLKSKLPQ from the coding sequence ATGAAAAAAGTTCCTTCATTTTTGTACTTCATCCCCGGAATGCTGTTTGGATTTATCCTGCTGCGGGCCGAGGTGGTTTCTTGGTTTCGAATCCAAGAAATGTTCAATTTTCAATCGTTTCATATGTATGGTACGATTGGAAGTGCGGTCGCCGTTGGGGCGATTTCTATTCTATTGATCAAAAAATTCAAGGCAAAATCCTTGGAGGGTCAGACCATCATCGTCACACCGCCCACCTACAGATGGAAAGCAAACGTGATCGGGGGAATGCTTTTTGGTTTGGGTTGGGCGCTGACCGGTGCCTGCCCGGGCCCGGTCTATTCACTGATTGGCGCGCGTAACCTTCCGTATGTCATTGTTTTCTCTGCAGCCGCCTTCGGCGCTGTGCTTTACGACTTTTTGAAGTCCAAATTGCCCCAGTAA